Proteins co-encoded in one Metabacillus sp. KUDC1714 genomic window:
- a CDS encoding SRPBCC family protein codes for MSIRFEVKRTFHVSQEKAYKGLLDLEAAKHWMQGLVKIERLDDGPLHIGSEWKETRKMFGKEATEHFEVVGLEAQEKIVLRCDGTKGTTGKGEFVFTYILAPSADHTTITLYGEINGLTGLAKWFGKMMAGTFKSACAKDLDALKSYLEK; via the coding sequence TTGAGTATCCGTTTTGAAGTGAAAAGAACTTTTCATGTATCCCAGGAAAAAGCATATAAAGGACTGCTTGATCTTGAGGCTGCTAAGCACTGGATGCAAGGTTTAGTCAAAATAGAGCGATTGGATGATGGACCTTTGCATATTGGAAGCGAATGGAAAGAGACAAGGAAAATGTTTGGAAAAGAGGCCACAGAACATTTTGAAGTTGTTGGACTTGAAGCTCAGGAGAAAATTGTACTACGTTGTGATGGAACGAAAGGAACAACGGGCAAAGGGGAATTTGTGTTTACATACATTCTCGCTCCATCGGCTGATCATACAACAATTACTTTATATGGTGAGATTAATGGTCTTACAGGCTTGGCAAAATGGTTTGGGAAAATGATGGCAGGAACCTTTAAAAGTGCCTGTGCAAAAGATTTGGATGCGTTAAAAAGCTATTTGGAGAAATGA
- a CDS encoding MFS transporter has protein sequence MNIWKKRIGYGVGDLGCNLVFSTMASYLMFFYTDVFGITAAAAGTLMLVTKIIDALTDTGMGILVDRTNTRWGQGRPYFLIGAIPFAIFTVMTFIVPNFDMTGKLIWAYVTYCLLCTAYTVVNIPLNTIVPRLTSDNHERNWLVSTRMICALIGTALVMSITMPLVNLFGQGDIQKGFLITMSLYGIIAMLLFVYTFMNTKEVVPPSVKHEKSSFKQDLKGLTDQSYIFFIINFLYFALFVIRNTTVIYYFTYNLGRTDWLVFVGLFGILSGLPMLLILPWLQKKMAKKHVMLLSSAIFIAGDLLIFFGKSSAPLLVAGLAITGLGIYGIFGTTFAIQPDIIDYSEYKKNRSIAGMIAAFQGFFVKGSMGLASAFIGVVLSMGGYIPNANQTATALTYIEIIFIWVPLAICLLIGLTMMFYKLDEKRAVMDVELERRRTVSNQDVANF, from the coding sequence ATGAATATATGGAAAAAAAGAATCGGATATGGGGTTGGCGATTTAGGCTGCAACCTAGTATTTAGTACAATGGCGTCTTATTTAATGTTTTTTTATACAGATGTCTTTGGAATAACAGCAGCAGCTGCAGGTACGTTAATGCTAGTCACAAAAATTATTGATGCGTTAACAGATACCGGTATGGGAATATTGGTTGATCGTACTAACACTAGATGGGGGCAAGGAAGACCCTATTTTTTAATAGGAGCTATTCCTTTCGCTATATTTACTGTCATGACATTTATTGTTCCTAATTTCGATATGACAGGAAAACTTATTTGGGCTTATGTCACTTATTGCTTGTTATGTACCGCTTATACTGTGGTTAATATACCATTGAATACGATTGTACCGAGGTTAACCTCAGATAACCATGAACGAAACTGGTTAGTATCGACTCGAATGATATGTGCATTAATAGGCACAGCCTTAGTGATGTCCATTACAATGCCACTTGTCAATTTATTCGGTCAAGGAGATATACAAAAAGGCTTTTTAATTACCATGAGTCTTTATGGCATTATAGCGATGTTATTATTTGTCTATACATTCATGAACACGAAAGAGGTTGTCCCACCGTCGGTCAAACATGAGAAATCCTCTTTTAAACAAGATTTAAAAGGGTTGACGGATCAGAGTTACATTTTCTTTATCATTAATTTTCTTTATTTTGCTCTTTTTGTCATCCGAAATACAACCGTGATCTATTATTTTACGTATAATCTTGGACGTACCGACTGGCTAGTATTTGTGGGGCTATTCGGAATTCTATCGGGACTTCCGATGTTACTTATTTTACCTTGGCTTCAAAAGAAAATGGCAAAGAAGCATGTCATGCTATTAAGTTCTGCTATTTTTATTGCAGGAGATTTACTGATCTTTTTTGGAAAATCATCAGCTCCTTTGCTAGTAGCGGGACTCGCGATAACAGGACTTGGTATTTACGGTATCTTTGGCACAACCTTTGCCATTCAACCGGATATCATTGACTATTCAGAGTACAAAAAGAATAGAAGTATTGCTGGTATGATTGCTGCTTTTCAAGGATTTTTTGTAAAAGGAAGCATGGGACTTGCGAGTGCTTTTATAGGAGTTGTTCTTAGTATGGGTGGTTATATTCCAAACGCTAATCAAACTGCAACCGCTTTAACCTATATTGAAATCATCTTTATATGGGTGCCTCTAGCCATTTGTTTACTCATTGGACTTACAATGATGTTCTATAAGCTTGATGAAAAACGTGCAGTGATGGATGTAGAGCTTGAACGACGTCGTACAGTGTCAAACCAGGATGTTGCTAACTTTTAA
- a CDS encoding FGGY-family carbohydrate kinase, producing the protein MNYLLGTDIGTSGTKTILMDTDGNLIAQDLQEYDVLTPKPLWAEQWPDVWLHAAKTSIKNTVMNAGIPAEKIRGIAISGLYGGSGIPLDEKMEPVRPCMIWMDRRAEAETKWVLDHIGEEKLLEITHNGADPYYGYTKILWLKNHEPENWKKTKLFLPPNDYVIYKLTGEIAIDYSSAGNIGGIFDMNNRTWSKELMDAMGIPLSMMPEKIVESTDIVGRLTKEVAVELGLSEGMPVIASGIDCGAANIGLGVFESGIYAAAIGTSMCAALISDKPVKGKDLIVWPYLYDAKRLSYYFSGGATAGAIVKWFRQTMCQFEIEAEKAGGKNAYDVLNEQATNIPAGSEGLIVLPYFMGERSPIWDSDAKGTIVGLSLAHTKAHIYRAFLEAVAFSLRDAMVATGENLGEYILLAGGVTKSKLWRQIFADVTGYPVVCPVHDVEANMGDVILAGIGTGLLSYEDVKKWQVLDEKIMPNKLNHEKYNEYYTVYKSIYHNLKQDMKTLTRLK; encoded by the coding sequence ATGAACTACCTACTCGGAACAGATATTGGAACATCTGGTACCAAAACCATTTTAATGGACACAGATGGCAATCTGATTGCTCAGGATTTACAGGAATATGATGTATTGACTCCAAAGCCTTTATGGGCGGAGCAATGGCCAGATGTATGGCTACATGCTGCGAAAACTTCGATAAAAAATACAGTTATGAATGCAGGAATTCCAGCGGAGAAAATTCGAGGGATCGCCATTAGTGGTCTGTATGGAGGTTCTGGAATTCCATTAGACGAAAAAATGGAACCTGTTAGGCCTTGTATGATTTGGATGGACCGCAGAGCAGAAGCAGAAACAAAGTGGGTCTTAGACCATATTGGAGAAGAAAAACTTTTAGAAATTACCCATAATGGGGCAGATCCTTATTATGGCTATACAAAAATATTATGGCTAAAAAATCATGAGCCTGAGAATTGGAAGAAGACAAAGCTCTTTCTCCCACCAAATGACTATGTCATTTATAAACTGACCGGAGAAATTGCCATTGATTATTCTTCTGCAGGAAATATCGGCGGCATATTTGATATGAATAATAGAACCTGGTCGAAAGAATTGATGGATGCGATGGGAATTCCTCTGTCAATGATGCCAGAAAAAATCGTAGAATCAACTGATATTGTTGGCAGACTTACAAAAGAAGTCGCAGTTGAGCTGGGTCTTTCTGAAGGAATGCCAGTAATAGCAAGTGGTATTGACTGTGGTGCAGCCAATATCGGCCTCGGTGTTTTTGAATCTGGTATTTATGCAGCAGCAATTGGTACGTCTATGTGTGCAGCATTAATTTCTGATAAACCTGTAAAAGGAAAAGATCTGATTGTTTGGCCATATTTATATGATGCCAAAAGACTGTCCTATTATTTTTCTGGTGGAGCTACAGCAGGGGCAATTGTGAAATGGTTCCGTCAAACGATGTGTCAATTTGAAATCGAAGCGGAAAAAGCTGGAGGAAAAAATGCCTATGATGTATTAAATGAACAGGCAACTAATATTCCAGCTGGAAGCGAAGGTCTGATAGTACTTCCTTACTTTATGGGAGAAAGAAGTCCTATTTGGGATTCAGATGCAAAAGGAACAATTGTTGGACTTTCATTGGCGCATACAAAAGCTCATATTTACCGTGCATTTCTAGAAGCTGTTGCGTTTTCCTTAAGAGATGCGATGGTTGCGACTGGGGAAAATCTAGGTGAATATATTTTGCTTGCCGGTGGTGTGACAAAGTCAAAATTGTGGAGACAAATTTTTGCGGATGTAACTGGCTATCCAGTAGTGTGTCCTGTTCATGATGTAGAAGCGAATATGGGAGATGTCATCCTTGCTGGAATTGGGACAGGTCTTCTATCTTATGAAGATGTGAAGAAATGGCAGGTTTTAGATGAAAAGATTATGCCAAATAAGCTGAACCATGAAAAATATAATGAATATTACACTGTTTACAAATCTATCTATCACAATTTAAAGCAAGACATGAAAACGTTAACAAGACTCAAATAA
- a CDS encoding SDR family oxidoreductase — protein MGILEKMRLDGKKIFVTGGARGIGKSVATAFAEAGADLAIVDLDIEEAKKTATELEENNGIKAIAIKADVTKPEDVDAMIQEILNVFGRLDVAFCNAGICMNIPAEEMTYDQWKKVIDINLTGVFLTAQAAGKVMLKQGGGSIINTASMSGHIVNVPQPQCSYNASKAGVIQLTKSLAVEWAKRNVRVNCISPGYIGTELTLNSPSLQPLIQQWNEMAPLGRMGKPEELQSICVYLAGDTSSFTTGSDFVIDGAFTSI, from the coding sequence ATGGGTATTTTAGAAAAAATGAGACTAGACGGAAAGAAAATTTTTGTTACTGGTGGCGCAAGAGGAATTGGTAAAAGTGTCGCAACCGCCTTTGCTGAAGCAGGAGCAGATTTAGCGATTGTCGACTTAGATATCGAGGAAGCAAAAAAAACAGCAACAGAGCTTGAAGAAAACAATGGAATTAAAGCGATTGCAATCAAAGCAGATGTTACAAAACCAGAAGATGTTGATGCCATGATTCAGGAAATACTGAATGTGTTTGGACGTTTAGATGTAGCCTTCTGTAACGCCGGAATCTGCATGAATATTCCTGCAGAAGAAATGACGTACGACCAGTGGAAAAAAGTCATTGATATTAATCTTACTGGTGTATTTTTAACGGCACAAGCAGCTGGAAAAGTTATGTTAAAACAAGGTGGCGGTTCTATTATTAATACTGCTTCCATGTCAGGACATATTGTGAATGTGCCACAACCACAGTGCTCTTACAACGCCTCGAAAGCAGGAGTGATCCAGTTAACAAAATCACTTGCAGTCGAATGGGCAAAAAGAAATGTGCGCGTAAATTGTATCAGTCCAGGATATATTGGAACAGAACTTACATTAAATTCTCCAAGTCTACAGCCATTGATCCAACAATGGAATGAAATGGCACCGCTCGGGCGAATGGGTAAACCTGAAGAACTTCAATCCATTTGTGTTTATCTTGCAGGAGACACTAGCAGCTTTACTACAGGTTCTGACTTTGTAATTGACGGAGCTTTTACTAGCATCTAA
- a CDS encoding ROK family transcriptional regulator has product MDHSITFKDIKKNNYSLIYHLIYQNEKLSKQEIANQLHLSLPTVTQNLVRLEKEMLIEKSGQFESSVGRRATAYAICPQARISIGVEILKKTVRILAVDLLGIAFKKEELSLCYSNVDSYYKELSHAVQTFITSLNVAEEQILGIGFAVQALTSIDGQKITYGKILNCTGLDIHVFSQYLNYPCMFVHDAKCAATTELWVGNNIGDAVYLSIGTHLGGAIILNDQIYMGKEGHSGTVEHMTINPNGSSCYCGKKGCMETYCSVSALLEEGETLDFFFQQLRYGTLSYVERWNCFLGNLAFSINNIHLVINREFILGGHISPYLKNNDIETLHEKVYERTAFPGNEPFISISRSPENGVPIGAAIPFIQSFLNTI; this is encoded by the coding sequence ATGGATCATAGCATCACATTTAAAGATATAAAAAAGAATAATTACTCACTGATTTACCATCTCATTTATCAAAATGAGAAGCTTTCTAAACAGGAAATCGCGAACCAACTTCACTTGAGTTTACCAACTGTAACCCAAAACCTAGTTCGGTTGGAAAAGGAAATGTTGATTGAGAAGAGTGGACAGTTTGAATCTTCAGTTGGTAGGCGCGCAACTGCATACGCAATTTGTCCTCAGGCACGTATTAGTATCGGTGTGGAAATTCTGAAAAAGACAGTACGAATTTTAGCAGTTGATTTACTTGGTATTGCCTTTAAGAAAGAGGAGTTGTCACTTTGTTATTCAAATGTAGACAGCTATTACAAGGAGTTAAGCCATGCTGTACAAACGTTCATCACTTCTCTTAATGTGGCAGAAGAACAGATTCTAGGTATCGGTTTTGCAGTTCAAGCATTAACATCAATTGATGGGCAAAAGATTACATATGGAAAAATTTTAAACTGTACAGGATTGGATATTCATGTTTTTTCACAATATCTTAATTATCCTTGTATGTTTGTTCATGATGCAAAGTGTGCGGCAACAACAGAATTGTGGGTAGGTAATAATATTGGAGATGCTGTTTATCTGTCGATTGGTACGCATCTTGGGGGGGCAATTATCTTAAATGACCAAATTTATATGGGTAAGGAAGGACATAGTGGTACAGTAGAACATATGACGATTAATCCTAATGGTTCTTCTTGTTACTGCGGAAAGAAAGGGTGCATGGAAACATATTGCTCTGTTAGTGCGCTTTTAGAAGAAGGGGAAACACTGGACTTTTTCTTTCAGCAGCTACGCTATGGTACCCTTTCATATGTGGAGAGATGGAATTGTTTCTTAGGTAATTTAGCATTTTCGATTAACAATATACATCTTGTCATTAATAGAGAATTTATTCTGGGTGGACATATTTCTCCTTATTTGAAGAATAATGATATTGAAACTCTACATGAAAAGGTTTATGAAAGAACTGCATTTCCAGGAAATGAGCCATTTATATCGATTAGCCGTTCACCTGAGAATGGGGTACCTATAGGTGCAGCCATTCCATTTATTCAATCATTTTTGAATACGATTTAA
- a CDS encoding carbohydrate ABC transporter permease, giving the protein MEKQAKRKVKLNKILSYGAFVGPALLFFILVQIIPFFMGVYYSFTSWNGVSSAVEWVGLENYITVFTDDAKFFNSFLFTTKFMLAAVLISNVIGFGLALILNAALKTKNILRTVFFIPNVIGGLLLGFIWQFIFVKGFASIGNMTDIGFFKLPWLGDETTAFWGIVIVFAWQISGYMMVIYIAALQGVDTSLLEAAKMDGATNWDVLTKIMIPLILPAFTICFFLTISMAFKIFDLNLSLTGGGPFNSTESVAINIYQEAFMNNRYGLGTAKSILFFIVVALFTTFQVMFTKKREVEA; this is encoded by the coding sequence GTGGAAAAACAAGCAAAAAGAAAGGTAAAGCTAAATAAGATCTTATCTTATGGAGCTTTCGTAGGGCCTGCACTTTTATTTTTTATACTGGTTCAAATTATTCCATTTTTTATGGGCGTATATTATTCGTTCACTTCCTGGAATGGAGTAAGTTCGGCGGTTGAGTGGGTTGGTTTAGAAAACTATATAACTGTCTTTACAGATGATGCTAAGTTTTTCAATTCATTTTTGTTTACGACTAAGTTTATGCTAGCCGCAGTTTTAATCAGTAATGTGATTGGGTTTGGATTAGCATTAATCTTAAACGCAGCGTTAAAAACGAAGAATATTTTACGAACTGTGTTTTTTATACCTAATGTAATCGGAGGACTCTTACTAGGTTTTATCTGGCAATTTATCTTTGTAAAGGGATTTGCATCAATTGGTAATATGACAGATATAGGATTCTTTAAACTACCATGGTTAGGTGATGAGACAACTGCATTTTGGGGGATTGTCATTGTATTTGCTTGGCAGATTAGTGGCTATATGATGGTTATCTATATTGCTGCACTTCAAGGTGTTGACACTTCATTGCTAGAAGCCGCAAAAATGGATGGAGCAACAAACTGGGATGTATTAACTAAAATTATGATTCCTTTAATCTTACCAGCATTTACGATTTGTTTCTTTTTAACAATATCAATGGCGTTTAAAATCTTTGACTTGAACCTTTCATTAACAGGTGGGGGTCCATTTAATTCAACAGAGTCAGTAGCTATTAACATTTATCAAGAGGCATTCATGAACAATCGATATGGATTAGGTACAGCAAAATCAATTTTATTCTTTATTGTTGTAGCATTGTTTACAACATTCCAAGTTATGTTTACGAAGAAAAGGGAGGTTGAAGCATAA
- a CDS encoding carbohydrate ABC transporter permease, protein MKKNYSKRTFLLEIFAIMLGLIFLVPFYFVFINSVKGFSEILIDAAALPKEVLFSNYAKVWEVISFQDAFLNSLIITVLSIAGIVVISSMAAWKMVRTPGKLSKFLFIFFVSAMVIPFQTVMIPLMKLGGMLGIMNSIPGIVIMYFGFGVSLSLFLYHGFVKTIPQEIEESARVDGCSQFGVFWRIVFPLLKPITVTVIILNTLWIWNDYLLPLLVLQDAELRTIPLATSSFFAQYTKQWDMGLAALVLGIAPVIVFFLFLQKHIIKGIAAGSIK, encoded by the coding sequence ATGAAAAAGAACTATTCAAAGCGCACATTTCTCCTAGAGATCTTTGCAATTATGCTTGGTTTAATCTTTCTTGTACCGTTTTACTTTGTGTTTATTAACTCTGTAAAAGGTTTTTCTGAAATCTTAATTGATGCAGCTGCATTACCGAAGGAAGTTTTATTTAGTAACTATGCAAAGGTTTGGGAAGTTATTAGTTTCCAAGATGCATTTCTTAATTCTTTAATTATAACCGTTTTAAGTATTGCTGGTATTGTTGTGATTAGTTCGATGGCAGCCTGGAAGATGGTTCGAACACCTGGCAAGCTAAGCAAGTTTTTGTTTATCTTCTTTGTTTCTGCGATGGTTATTCCATTCCAAACAGTTATGATTCCACTTATGAAGCTTGGTGGAATGCTTGGAATTATGAATAGTATTCCTGGTATTGTTATCATGTATTTTGGATTTGGGGTTTCATTATCTCTATTCTTATACCATGGTTTCGTAAAAACAATCCCACAGGAAATTGAAGAGTCTGCTAGGGTAGATGGATGTAGTCAGTTTGGTGTCTTCTGGAGAATTGTATTCCCATTATTAAAACCGATTACTGTAACCGTCATCATTCTAAATACTTTATGGATATGGAATGATTACTTATTACCACTTCTCGTATTACAGGATGCAGAGTTAAGAACAATTCCATTAGCGACTAGTTCATTCTTCGCACAGTATACAAAACAGTGGGATATGGGTTTAGCAGCATTAGTGTTAGGGATAGCACCAGTTATTGTATTCTTCCTATTTCTGCAAAAGCATATTATTAAAGGAATTGCTGCAGGATCTATTAAGTAG
- a CDS encoding ABC transporter substrate-binding protein: MKKLLLLCLSMLLVLGIMAGCASNNKTENTGGESDSGSGDGEVVTLNMFQFKVEIADQLQAMIEEFEKEHPNIKVKLESVGGGADYGAALKAKFASGEEPDIFNNGGFKELELWKEHLADLSNEPWAEHVLPIGKVPTTDEDGKLYGMPVNLEGYGFVYNKDLFEKAGITETPKTLTELKAAAKKLEDAGIKAFSAGYGEWWVIGQHLLNIPFAQQKDPDAFIEGLYDGSTSFVGNEQFEQFKEVIDTEVKYANGNPLTTDYNTQVTLFASGETAMLQQGNWTENMITEINPDMNMGFLPIPLNDDASMDVLPVGVPNNWVLNKDSEHLEEAKTFLNWMVSSETGKRYITEEFAFIPAFDNIEAKGLGDLGQSILEYSKAEKTIPWTWFRWPDGANKELAATIQEYAAGKIDYDTALEKFQATWDNMK; encoded by the coding sequence ATGAAAAAGCTATTATTATTATGTCTCTCAATGCTATTAGTTTTAGGAATTATGGCTGGATGTGCTTCAAATAATAAGACTGAAAATACTGGTGGAGAATCAGATTCTGGTTCAGGTGATGGTGAAGTTGTAACATTAAATATGTTCCAATTTAAAGTTGAAATTGCTGATCAGCTTCAAGCAATGATCGAAGAATTTGAAAAGGAACACCCAAATATTAAGGTTAAGCTTGAAAGTGTTGGCGGTGGAGCAGATTATGGTGCTGCTTTAAAGGCTAAGTTTGCATCTGGAGAAGAGCCAGATATCTTTAACAACGGTGGATTTAAAGAGCTTGAGCTTTGGAAGGAGCATTTAGCTGATCTTTCAAATGAGCCATGGGCAGAGCATGTACTACCAATTGGTAAAGTTCCGACTACAGATGAAGATGGTAAGCTTTATGGAATGCCTGTTAATCTAGAAGGGTATGGATTTGTGTATAACAAGGATTTATTCGAAAAAGCAGGTATTACTGAGACACCAAAAACTCTTACTGAATTAAAAGCAGCTGCTAAAAAGCTTGAAGATGCTGGAATTAAAGCTTTCTCAGCAGGATATGGTGAATGGTGGGTAATTGGACAGCATTTATTAAATATTCCTTTCGCTCAACAAAAAGATCCGGATGCATTTATTGAAGGTTTATATGATGGATCAACATCATTTGTAGGAAATGAGCAATTTGAACAATTTAAAGAAGTTATTGATACTGAAGTTAAGTATGCAAATGGTAACCCATTAACAACAGATTATAATACTCAAGTTACATTGTTTGCTTCTGGAGAAACTGCAATGTTACAACAAGGTAACTGGACTGAGAATATGATTACTGAAATTAATCCAGATATGAATATGGGCTTCTTACCAATTCCACTTAATGATGATGCTAGCATGGACGTTTTACCTGTAGGTGTACCTAATAACTGGGTGCTTAACAAAGATTCTGAGCATTTAGAAGAAGCGAAAACATTCTTAAATTGGATGGTTTCTTCTGAAACTGGTAAACGCTATATTACCGAAGAATTTGCCTTTATTCCAGCATTTGATAATATTGAAGCAAAGGGTTTAGGTGATTTAGGTCAATCAATCTTGGAATATTCAAAAGCAGAAAAAACTATTCCTTGGACTTGGTTCAGATGGCCTGATGGAGCAAACAAAGAGCTTGCAGCTACAATCCAAGAATATGCAGCAGGGAAAATTGATTATGATACAGCTTTAGAAAAATTCCAAGCAACCTGGGATAATATGAAGTAA
- a CDS encoding sensor histidine kinase: MFKTSIRNKLIVLLLLITIVPFGTSIVITYLYTKESLKDEFVQENVNLLYQGKLNLEGYVGELKNLTLSFYNNIDFMNYLRNPSQDDDDYLAKESVKNVILTILYAEKNINRVNIAVEEDNQNVSVSKTSGVVFSPVVKNLYKESYEKAMNNSNFIYIEPMHVLQKDSAVKDKREKKEVIRLHRALIDIPSNKLLGYISLDIAPDQIIDISEKLYVKDKEEFYILSPEGELIFRSNSEVSETEEWVTSVLKSTETSGTMEWEKDSFRGLMMYDKLSESAGGWILVKRIPYTSVFESALSVAKINIMFGVIGLCLVIMATFLVSFKITSPIRVLLQNIKKVEEGNMNVYFDSLGNDEIGILGERFIQMIGKINHLINREYKLELENKTNQLKVLQSQLNPHFLYNSLQSIGTLALKNNVPQVYTLVTHLSKIMRYGMNIDEDLVPLTKEIDFTKAFLLLQKERFGDQFEYSLQFDKEVLTIEVPKMILQPIIENYFKHGFNSSDESIGQLMIMGRKESNQLVITIHDNGKGISENRLNEIYQSFDKEKQKIDTDGTNIGLRNVYFRLKLYFDGRANFHIQNHQDGGLLVILRLPIETGGGMVEGNYYR, from the coding sequence ATGTTTAAAACGAGTATCCGAAATAAGCTTATTGTTCTTTTATTACTCATAACAATCGTTCCATTTGGAACCTCGATTGTTATTACTTATTTATATACGAAAGAGTCATTGAAGGACGAGTTCGTACAGGAAAATGTGAATCTATTATACCAAGGAAAATTAAACTTAGAAGGGTATGTTGGAGAATTAAAGAACTTAACATTATCGTTTTATAATAATATTGACTTTATGAATTATTTACGAAATCCAAGTCAAGATGATGATGATTATTTAGCTAAAGAAAGTGTTAAAAATGTCATTTTAACGATTCTTTATGCAGAAAAAAATATCAATCGAGTCAATATTGCTGTTGAGGAAGACAATCAAAATGTCTCTGTTTCAAAAACGTCGGGTGTAGTGTTCTCACCAGTAGTAAAGAATCTTTATAAAGAAAGCTATGAGAAAGCAATGAATAATTCCAATTTTATTTATATTGAACCTATGCACGTCCTTCAAAAGGATAGTGCTGTTAAAGATAAAAGGGAGAAAAAAGAAGTAATTCGATTACATCGAGCGTTAATTGACATTCCTTCAAATAAATTGCTGGGCTATATTTCATTAGATATTGCACCTGATCAAATTATTGATATAAGTGAAAAATTATATGTAAAAGACAAAGAAGAATTTTATATACTAAGTCCAGAAGGAGAACTTATTTTTCGTTCAAATAGTGAAGTATCTGAAACTGAAGAATGGGTAACTAGTGTATTAAAGTCTACAGAAACCAGCGGAACAATGGAATGGGAAAAGGATTCATTTCGTGGATTGATGATGTATGATAAACTTTCTGAATCAGCAGGTGGATGGATACTAGTGAAACGTATTCCTTATACATCTGTATTTGAAAGTGCATTAAGTGTAGCTAAAATTAACATCATGTTTGGTGTTATTGGTTTATGCCTTGTGATTATGGCAACGTTTCTTGTTTCCTTTAAAATCACATCACCAATTCGTGTGCTACTGCAAAATATTAAAAAGGTTGAAGAAGGTAATATGAATGTTTATTTCGATTCATTAGGAAATGATGAAATAGGTATTTTAGGGGAGCGTTTCATTCAAATGATTGGAAAGATTAATCATCTCATTAATCGGGAATATAAACTTGAGCTTGAGAATAAGACAAATCAATTAAAGGTTCTACAGTCACAGCTCAACCCGCATTTCTTATATAATTCTCTCCAATCTATTGGTACTTTGGCCTTGAAGAACAATGTACCGCAAGTGTATACACTTGTAACACATCTATCTAAAATAATGAGATACGGAATGAATATCGATGAAGATTTGGTACCTTTAACAAAGGAAATAGATTTTACTAAGGCATTTTTATTACTACAGAAAGAAAGATTTGGAGACCAATTTGAGTATTCATTACAGTTTGATAAGGAAGTATTAACAATAGAAGTTCCAAAAATGATCCTTCAGCCAATCATTGAAAACTATTTTAAACATGGTTTTAATAGTAGTGATGAATCGATCGGCCAGTTAATGATAATGGGAAGGAAAGAAAGTAATCAGCTTGTCATCACTATTCATGATAATGGAAAAGGAATAAGTGAAAATCGACTTAATGAAATTTATCAGTCATTTGACAAAGAGAAACAAAAAATTGATACCGATGGAACGAATATAGGATTAAGAAACGTTTATTTTCGTTTAAAGTTGTATTTTGATGGAAGAGCAAATTTTCACATTCAAAATCATCAGGATGGAGGACTTCTTGTTATACTAAGGCTGCCGATAGAAACAGGGGGTGGGATGGTTGAAGGCAATTATTATAGATGA